In Achromobacter xylosoxidans A8, a single window of DNA contains:
- a CDS encoding transglutaminase-like domain-containing protein: MDRRHFLRFSGALCAANAALPRAARADLAPVSADWRAFELTTDITVQDPGAHARIWIPVPYATDTAYQRGAQSSWQVSGGGSAQLTQAPGYGVQMLAVQWPDAQAPRRVTVTSRFQTRNRRVDLSQPPAAGIPQESAAALREFLQPTALLPTDGIVKSTADQITRGHRGDLAQARAIYEWVVEKTCRTASTRGCGVGDVRYMLTANDLNGKCADINSLFVALARAAGIPARDAYGLRVADSEFGYKSLGKAGDVTKAQHCRAEFYAAGYGWVPVDPADVRKVMLEEPPGELPLTNAKVRAARVMLFGAWEMNWVAYNHGHDVVLPGAAHGPVPFLMYPNGETAAGRLDSLDPDSFSYKLIAKPIAI, from the coding sequence CGCGCGGATCTCGCCCCCGTCAGCGCCGACTGGCGCGCCTTCGAACTGACCACCGACATTACCGTGCAGGACCCGGGCGCGCATGCGCGCATCTGGATTCCGGTTCCCTACGCCACGGACACCGCCTACCAGCGCGGCGCGCAAAGCAGCTGGCAGGTCAGCGGCGGCGGCAGCGCGCAGCTGACGCAGGCGCCCGGCTATGGCGTGCAGATGCTGGCCGTGCAATGGCCGGATGCGCAAGCGCCACGCAGGGTCACCGTCACCAGCCGCTTCCAGACCCGCAACCGGCGGGTGGACCTGAGCCAGCCTCCCGCTGCCGGCATCCCGCAGGAAAGCGCGGCGGCGCTGCGCGAATTCCTGCAGCCCACCGCGTTGCTGCCCACCGACGGCATCGTCAAGAGCACTGCCGACCAGATCACCCGCGGCCATCGCGGCGATCTGGCGCAGGCCCGCGCCATCTACGAATGGGTCGTCGAGAAGACCTGCAGGACCGCGTCCACCCGGGGCTGCGGCGTGGGCGACGTGCGATACATGCTCACGGCCAACGATCTGAACGGCAAATGCGCCGACATCAACTCCCTGTTCGTCGCGCTGGCCCGCGCCGCCGGCATACCCGCCCGCGACGCCTACGGCCTGCGCGTGGCGGACTCCGAGTTCGGCTACAAAAGCCTGGGCAAGGCGGGCGACGTCACCAAGGCGCAGCACTGCCGCGCCGAGTTCTATGCCGCCGGCTACGGCTGGGTGCCCGTGGACCCGGCCGACGTGCGCAAGGTCATGCTGGAAGAGCCTCCCGGCGAGCTGCCGCTGACCAACGCCAAGGTGCGCGCCGCGCGCGTCATGCTGTTCGGCGCCTGGGAGATGAACTGGGTGGCCTACAACCATGGCCACGACGTGGTCCTGCCCGGCGCCGCCCATGGCCCCGTGCCTTTCCTGATGTATCCCAACGGGGAAACCGCGGCCGGCCGGTTGGACAGCCTGGATCCCGACAGCTTCAGCTACAAGCTCATCGCCAAGCCGATTGCCATCTGA
- a CDS encoding TlpA disulfide reductase family protein, with protein MISRRLLLQSGLSLAALPWFVRAASDDALKKATGPDWAPWTSATPPLALPDLSGREKKLSSWRGNVLIVSFWATSCEPCRDEIPIMSAMAKRHREEGLRLVAVNVGDSAAKISTFLAKWPVAGTVLHDRNSTVSKQWDAVGLPANYLVDRGGSIRYWHLGQLDWKSDRVGGVVTGLLRA; from the coding sequence ATGATCAGCCGCCGCCTACTCCTGCAGTCCGGCCTGTCGCTGGCGGCCCTGCCCTGGTTTGTCCGGGCCGCCAGCGACGATGCGCTCAAGAAGGCCACCGGTCCGGACTGGGCTCCCTGGACCTCAGCCACCCCGCCCCTGGCCTTGCCCGACCTATCCGGCCGCGAGAAAAAGCTCTCCTCCTGGCGCGGCAATGTGCTCATCGTCAGTTTCTGGGCCACCTCGTGCGAGCCCTGCCGTGACGAAATCCCCATCATGTCCGCCATGGCCAAGCGCCATCGCGAGGAAGGCTTGCGCCTGGTGGCGGTGAACGTCGGCGATTCGGCGGCCAAGATCAGCACCTTCCTGGCGAAGTGGCCGGTCGCCGGCACCGTGCTGCATGACAGGAACAGCACGGTGTCGAAACAATGGGACGCGGTCGGGCTGCCCGCGAACTATCTGGTGGATCGCGGCGGATCCATCCGATATTGGCACCTGGGGCAACTGGACTGGAAATCGGACCGCGTGGGCGGCGTGGTGACGGGGCTGCTGCGGGCCTAG
- the selB gene encoding selenocysteine-specific translation elongation factor gives MIIGTAGHIDHGKTTLVRALTGVDTDRLKEEKARGISIELGYAYTPLPNGDVLGFIDVPGHEKLVHTMAAGASGIDFGLLVVAADDGVMPQTREHLAILALLGVARGAVALTKTDRADAARLQAVRAEIAELAAGTFLQDAPLYAVCASQSGDAGVAELKAHLDAQAQTMRRRDGAGLFRLAVDRVFTLAGHGTVVTGTAHAGLARAGDEAADLRLMPAGTRVRVRSIHAQNQPSETGAAGQRCALNLAGMDKNAIARGDWIADARCFLPSRHVDVALTLLASADAPVRAWAPLHVHIGAARHVAHVVPLSAESLAPGQSGWVQLVFDEPVCVMPGDRYIVRNAQATRTVGGGRVLDPNAPDRKRRSAARMQWLQAMSSMLDGAGLHPVLEHAALGLDEDALQRLTGRPMAEIPAPHGALWLEARTPQAPRTLILAAHWDAMRVRVEQALAAFHQGAPDEPGPDGSRLRRMAMPVGPDALWLAVLDDLQRDGRIVRNGPWLHLPGHTATLAPDESALAERLLPLLAAGAFDPPWVRDLARTLGEPEDRVRQLLRKLLRRGEVAQVVKDLFYHRDQVAGLAALAQGLTAQPAGLNAAAFRDATGLGRKRAIQILEFFDRVGYTRRVRDAHVLRQESAYGSTRLTQ, from the coding sequence ATGATCATCGGCACCGCCGGCCATATCGACCATGGCAAGACCACGCTGGTGCGGGCGCTGACCGGCGTCGACACCGACAGGCTCAAGGAAGAGAAAGCGCGCGGGATTTCGATCGAGCTGGGCTACGCCTACACGCCCTTGCCCAACGGCGACGTGCTGGGCTTCATCGACGTGCCTGGCCACGAGAAGCTGGTGCACACCATGGCGGCCGGCGCCAGCGGCATCGATTTCGGCCTGCTGGTGGTGGCGGCGGACGACGGCGTCATGCCGCAGACGCGCGAGCACCTGGCCATCCTGGCCTTGCTGGGCGTGGCGCGCGGCGCGGTGGCGCTGACCAAGACCGACCGAGCCGACGCCGCGCGGCTGCAGGCGGTGCGCGCCGAGATCGCGGAGCTTGCCGCTGGCACCTTTCTGCAGGACGCGCCGTTGTACGCGGTGTGCGCGTCGCAGTCTGGCGATGCGGGCGTGGCGGAACTGAAAGCGCACCTGGACGCCCAGGCGCAGACCATGCGCCGCCGTGATGGCGCCGGCCTGTTCCGACTGGCTGTCGACCGCGTGTTCACCCTCGCTGGCCACGGCACGGTAGTGACGGGCACGGCCCATGCCGGGCTGGCCCGCGCCGGCGACGAAGCGGCCGATCTGCGGCTGATGCCCGCCGGCACGCGCGTGCGGGTACGCAGCATCCACGCCCAGAACCAGCCCAGCGAGACCGGCGCGGCCGGCCAGCGCTGCGCCTTGAATCTCGCGGGCATGGACAAGAACGCCATTGCCCGCGGCGACTGGATCGCGGATGCGCGCTGCTTCCTGCCGTCGCGCCATGTCGATGTGGCGCTGACGCTGCTGGCATCTGCCGATGCGCCGGTGCGCGCCTGGGCGCCGCTGCACGTGCACATCGGCGCGGCGCGCCACGTCGCGCATGTGGTGCCGCTAAGCGCGGAGTCGTTGGCGCCGGGGCAGTCCGGCTGGGTGCAGCTGGTGTTCGACGAACCGGTCTGCGTCATGCCGGGCGACCGTTATATCGTGCGCAACGCGCAGGCCACGCGCACGGTGGGCGGCGGCCGGGTACTGGATCCGAACGCGCCAGACCGCAAGCGCCGTTCCGCCGCGCGCATGCAGTGGCTGCAGGCTATGTCGTCCATGCTGGACGGCGCCGGCCTGCATCCGGTGCTGGAGCATGCCGCGCTGGGCCTGGACGAAGACGCCTTGCAGCGACTGACCGGTCGGCCCATGGCTGAAATCCCCGCGCCGCATGGCGCGCTATGGCTGGAGGCGCGCACGCCGCAGGCGCCGCGTACCCTGATTCTTGCGGCCCATTGGGACGCAATGCGCGTCCGCGTGGAGCAGGCGCTGGCGGCGTTCCACCAAGGCGCGCCCGACGAGCCGGGGCCGGACGGCTCGCGCCTGCGCCGCATGGCCATGCCCGTCGGCCCGGATGCGCTGTGGCTGGCGGTGCTGGACGATCTGCAGCGCGACGGCCGCATCGTGCGCAACGGCCCCTGGCTGCATCTGCCCGGCCATACCGCGACCCTGGCGCCCGACGAGTCGGCGCTGGCCGAGCGCCTGCTGCCCCTGCTGGCGGCCGGCGCCTTCGACCCACCCTGGGTGCGCGACCTGGCCCGTACGCTGGGCGAGCCCGAGGACCGCGTGCGGCAGCTGCTGCGCAAGCTCTTGCGGCGCGGCGAAGTGGCCCAGGTGGTGAAGGACTTGTTCTATCACCGCGATCAGGTGGCCGGGCTGGCGGCGCTGGCGCAAGGCCTGACGGCGCAGCCGGCAGGCTTGAACGCCGCAGCGTTCCGTGACGCCACCGGCCTGGGCAGGAAACGCGCGATCCAGATCCTGGAGTTCTTCGACCGCGTGGGCTACACCCGGCGGGTGCGCGATGCGCACGTGCTGCGCCAGGAAAGCGCCTACGGCAGCACGCGCCTGACGCAGTAA